The proteins below are encoded in one region of Maribacter aestuarii:
- a CDS encoding glycosyltransferase, protein MTSIIIPAHKEKDNLRSLISELSGLKNIETSEIIVALSPESNYDPNAESKKGLRFLKCTKKGRATQMNEASRIAKGDILVFLHADVKPPKSFLHDIQRTIKDGYDAGFFSYKFDKENFFLKINASFTGKDSIFTGGGDQCLFIRKEVFENLGRFSEEQVLMEDFEFFKRMKKNKVPYNIVQNDLIVSARKYENNSYVRVNLSNLLLVTLFKLGYPGKKLKYLHDRLLRVS, encoded by the coding sequence ATGACGAGTATAATCATTCCTGCGCATAAGGAGAAAGATAACTTAAGAAGCTTGATAAGCGAGCTTTCCGGCTTAAAAAATATCGAAACTTCCGAAATAATCGTCGCCCTGTCTCCAGAAAGTAACTACGATCCTAACGCTGAGAGCAAAAAGGGACTACGATTTTTGAAGTGTACAAAGAAAGGAAGGGCTACTCAAATGAATGAAGCGTCTCGAATAGCTAAAGGTGATATTTTGGTTTTCTTACATGCCGATGTAAAACCCCCAAAATCCTTCCTACACGATATCCAAAGGACGATAAAGGATGGTTATGACGCAGGTTTTTTTTCGTATAAGTTTGATAAGGAAAATTTCTTTTTGAAGATAAATGCCTCATTTACAGGCAAAGACAGCATTTTTACAGGTGGGGGGGACCAATGTTTGTTCATACGAAAGGAAGTTTTTGAAAATTTAGGAAGGTTTAGTGAAGAACAAGTGTTGATGGAGGATTTTGAATTTTTTAAACGCATGAAGAAGAATAAAGTGCCCTACAACATAGTTCAGAACGACCTTATTGTATCTGCCCGCAAATATGAAAACAATTCTTATGTGAGGGTCAACCTGTCCAATTTATTGCTGGTTACCTTGTTTAAGTTGGGATATCCTGGTAAAAAATTAAAATATTTACACGATAGACTACTTCGTGTTTCCTAA
- a CDS encoding DUF547 domain-containing protein, whose translation MKKISFLSLLLLVFLTCENCVYGQTKNTSNIDFNELSEDFLKRIKMDKDTKEIQETLANTTIEELENKLDTDAKKLAFWVNIYNGFIQVILKDNPELYNDRGSFFKKEQIEIAGEMVSFAKIEHGIIRKSQWEYGLGMIRKWFPNKFERKLRVKERDYRIHFALNCGAKDCPPVAIYEWERLDEQFDKGTERYLESTTDYNSEKKEVAVTSLFNWFRGDFGCKSGVKDILKKYELIPTTKGIDLIYKNYDWTLDLDNFIEL comes from the coding sequence ATGAAAAAAATTTCTTTCCTTTCTTTACTATTACTAGTTTTTCTGACCTGTGAAAATTGTGTCTATGGCCAAACCAAAAACACTTCAAATATTGATTTTAATGAGCTTTCAGAAGATTTTCTTAAACGGATTAAAATGGATAAGGACACTAAGGAAATTCAAGAAACATTGGCCAATACGACTATTGAAGAATTGGAGAATAAACTGGATACCGATGCCAAGAAACTGGCTTTCTGGGTAAACATTTACAACGGATTTATTCAAGTTATTCTTAAGGATAATCCAGAATTATACAATGATAGGGGAAGTTTCTTTAAAAAAGAGCAGATAGAAATTGCAGGCGAGATGGTTTCCTTCGCAAAAATTGAACATGGAATAATAAGAAAGTCGCAATGGGAATATGGCTTAGGAATGATTAGAAAATGGTTTCCGAACAAGTTTGAACGAAAACTCCGTGTGAAAGAAAGGGATTATCGCATTCATTTCGCCTTAAACTGCGGTGCAAAGGATTGTCCTCCCGTAGCCATATATGAATGGGAACGTTTGGATGAGCAGTTTGATAAGGGAACCGAGAGGTATTTGGAAAGCACAACGGATTACAATAGTGAGAAAAAAGAAGTTGCCGTCACTTCCCTATTCAATTGGTTTCGTGGAGATTTTGGGTGTAAAAGTGGTGTAAAGGATATATTGAAGAAATACGAATTAATTCCCACAACCAAAGGAATAGACCTAATCTATAAAAATTATGATTGGACCTTAGACTTGGATAATTTTATTGAACTCTAA
- a CDS encoding BamA/TamA family outer membrane protein produces MVLKAQSPQPQNDTIKNLKVNVLPVVFYLPETGLGYGVLGLSTFRMPGEEVTTRPSSVQLGLTFTTKKQFLLFVPYELYFDEEKWRLRGELGYYKYFYNYFGRGINSDAENEETYTADFPRFRLAAYREILPRFSIGLGYEFDGYHVLEPEPGGLLDNSNEIGKEGGTISNIGLLALYDTRDNIFFPTKGWYLEGSFYKGATWLGADFGYTKFEFDARYFKKIKEKQVLAANLFFGTRSNNTPFQDLNYLGTKRTRGFDNRRFLDNTELSLTTEYRFPIWKRFNGAFFGSASTVSPSIGDVFSTTYRGAVGGGLRYVINKEEGTRLRVDYGHSGQGGQFYFTINEAF; encoded by the coding sequence ATGGTCCTCAAGGCCCAATCCCCACAACCGCAAAATGATACCATAAAAAATCTCAAAGTAAATGTCCTTCCGGTAGTTTTCTATTTACCTGAAACTGGCCTAGGATACGGTGTATTGGGACTTTCTACCTTTAGGATGCCTGGGGAGGAGGTAACCACCAGACCATCTTCGGTTCAACTAGGATTAACGTTTACTACTAAGAAACAGTTCTTACTGTTCGTGCCCTATGAGCTGTACTTTGATGAAGAAAAATGGCGACTAAGAGGGGAATTGGGATATTATAAATATTTCTATAATTATTTTGGAAGAGGTATAAATTCTGATGCAGAAAATGAAGAAACCTATACGGCGGATTTTCCAAGGTTCCGTTTAGCGGCTTATCGAGAAATCCTACCACGGTTTTCTATCGGTTTGGGCTATGAGTTTGATGGTTACCACGTGCTGGAACCGGAACCCGGTGGACTCTTGGACAATTCTAACGAAATTGGGAAGGAGGGCGGAACCATATCGAATATCGGACTCTTAGCACTTTATGATACTCGCGACAATATTTTTTTCCCGACAAAGGGTTGGTATTTAGAGGGCTCTTTCTACAAGGGAGCTACTTGGTTAGGTGCGGATTTTGGCTATACGAAGTTTGAATTTGACGCGCGCTATTTCAAAAAAATAAAGGAAAAGCAAGTGCTGGCCGCCAATTTATTTTTTGGAACGCGTAGTAATAATACTCCGTTCCAGGATTTAAATTACCTTGGTACGAAAAGAACCCGTGGTTTTGACAATAGGCGTTTTCTGGATAATACGGAACTTAGTTTAACTACGGAATACCGTTTTCCAATTTGGAAAAGGTTCAATGGAGCATTTTTTGGTTCTGCTAGCACCGTAAGCCCATCCATTGGTGATGTATTTAGTACCACATATAGGGGCGCCGTAGGCGGTGGTCTGCGGTATGTAATCAATAAGGAAGAAGGAACACGGCTTAGAGTGGACTATGGCCACTCCGGTCAGGGAGGTCAATTTTATTTCACCATAAACGAGGCATTTTAA
- a CDS encoding efflux RND transporter permease subunit, which translates to MTSFRYLKILFIALFIVLGTLSVPVLDNLKFSFDFSQFFPEEDPDLTFYNNFVEEFGTDDNFLLIAIANDTTVFEQEFLNRFHEFATESQSFDYVTESSSLTTLSYPLKTSFGYTALPIIHRDKPSQYAKDWQKLQEDSLFVNVLIDEKSTSLVVALQTEDNLDYKESEVLLGQIRSSLGNHQLTDYHILGRAFFYEAIVEMQKSEVLKTTLVASILVFLILLLVYRSIPVVLISVFSISMSLLLFLGLLSVLGKELNAMAAFYPVLMLIVGTSDVIHVTDSFIRKIQSGTDRYVAILASLKEVGMTTLLTSVTTAIGFITLLSSRLVSIQDFGINAALGVIVAYITVILFTGSLLITISEKKLIGRKSISKKWSNYLLDINTFTKKHPNSIIYGTVMFTLTCLLGIYLIGTNYEFKQTLPNNSKIAADFEFFQKNYSGFRPLEIAVTARNGHKVTDFIAAKEIEKLNIYLGGIKSIGNLQSSNLAYKVMHKANNLNQSAFFVLPNNESTFENYKRDAKKLARKQMDRFVNPSETRARINGRLQDVGTDSLKIIYTQISIFASTRMDTTVVTAKVTGKSILLDKNSEYIRSNLLEGLFYGLLLIGVIMALVFRDFKMFLISLIPNVLPILFAGAILGFLGIPLEASLSVVFAIVFGIAVDDTIHFLGKYKLGISQGLTKEEAIEKTFSHTGRALVITTIILFFGFMVLLFSIHQPSITIGLIISVTLVTALILDLLLLPVLLRKFIK; encoded by the coding sequence ATGACCAGCTTCCGCTATCTAAAAATATTGTTCATTGCCCTTTTCATTGTCCTTGGCACGCTCTCGGTGCCCGTATTGGACAATTTGAAATTTTCTTTCGATTTTAGTCAGTTTTTTCCAGAGGAAGACCCGGATCTTACTTTTTATAACAATTTCGTGGAGGAGTTTGGGACGGATGATAATTTCTTGCTTATTGCCATAGCCAATGATACTACCGTTTTTGAACAAGAGTTTTTAAACCGGTTTCACGAATTTGCCACCGAAAGCCAGAGTTTTGATTACGTAACCGAAAGTTCTTCTTTGACCACGTTATCGTATCCCCTAAAGACCTCTTTTGGCTATACGGCACTACCCATCATCCATAGGGACAAACCCTCTCAGTACGCCAAAGATTGGCAGAAACTACAAGAAGATTCCCTTTTCGTCAACGTGCTAATTGACGAAAAATCGACGTCCCTCGTAGTTGCCCTGCAAACCGAGGATAATTTGGATTATAAGGAATCCGAGGTACTTCTTGGTCAGATTCGAAGTTCGTTAGGCAACCATCAGCTGACGGATTACCATATTTTAGGTAGGGCCTTTTTTTACGAAGCCATTGTAGAGATGCAAAAGAGTGAAGTTTTAAAGACCACCTTAGTAGCTTCCATTTTAGTATTCCTAATCCTATTATTGGTTTACCGCAGTATTCCCGTCGTCTTAATTTCGGTTTTTTCCATAAGCATGTCATTATTACTTTTTTTAGGGCTGCTTTCTGTCCTTGGAAAAGAACTTAATGCCATGGCGGCCTTCTATCCTGTTCTCATGCTTATAGTGGGCACCTCAGATGTAATACACGTAACGGACAGTTTTATTCGCAAGATTCAAAGTGGTACGGACAGGTATGTGGCCATTCTGGCTTCGTTGAAAGAGGTAGGTATGACTACACTACTCACCTCGGTCACTACCGCGATCGGGTTTATAACCCTTCTATCCTCTAGGCTGGTCAGTATCCAAGATTTTGGAATCAATGCGGCTCTTGGAGTAATTGTGGCATACATAACCGTAATTCTTTTTACGGGTTCTTTATTAATTACCATATCCGAAAAAAAATTAATAGGACGTAAAAGCATCTCAAAAAAATGGAGTAACTATTTATTGGACATCAACACGTTTACAAAAAAACACCCCAATTCCATCATCTACGGAACTGTTATGTTTACGCTTACCTGTCTACTGGGTATATACCTCATTGGTACCAATTATGAATTCAAGCAAACACTCCCGAACAATAGCAAGATAGCAGCCGATTTTGAGTTTTTTCAGAAGAATTACTCTGGGTTCCGCCCGTTGGAAATAGCGGTAACCGCCAGGAATGGTCATAAGGTGACCGACTTCATCGCTGCCAAAGAGATTGAGAAATTGAACATTTATCTAGGGGGAATTAAAAGTATTGGCAATCTACAATCCTCCAACTTGGCCTATAAAGTAATGCACAAGGCGAATAACCTTAACCAATCCGCATTCTTTGTGCTACCCAATAACGAAAGTACTTTTGAAAACTATAAGCGGGATGCTAAAAAATTGGCGCGCAAACAAATGGATAGATTCGTGAATCCATCGGAAACTAGGGCAAGGATAAATGGGAGACTACAGGACGTAGGCACCGATAGTTTAAAAATAATTTATACCCAAATAAGTATTTTCGCTTCGACCCGCATGGATACGACGGTCGTTACTGCCAAAGTAACTGGGAAAAGTATACTATTGGACAAAAATTCCGAATACATACGCAGCAATCTATTAGAGGGGCTTTTTTATGGTCTACTGCTTATTGGTGTTATTATGGCACTGGTATTCAGAGATTTTAAAATGTTCCTGATTTCATTAATCCCCAATGTATTACCCATTCTTTTTGCAGGTGCCATACTCGGATTTTTGGGTATTCCTTTAGAAGCCTCTTTATCAGTAGTGTTTGCCATAGTTTTTGGGATTGCCGTGGACGACACCATTCATTTTTTGGGTAAATATAAATTAGGTATTTCTCAAGGTCTTACGAAGGAAGAAGCGATTGAAAAGACCTTCTCACATACAGGAAGGGCACTGGTAATAACGACAATAATTCTATTTTTCGGCTTTATGGTGCTGCTATTTTCCATCCACCAGCCAAGTATTACCATTGGTTTGATAATTAGCGTAACGCTAGTAACCGCGTTAATTCTGGACCTTTTATTATTGCCGGTCCTTTTAAGAAAATTTATTAAGTAA
- a CDS encoding tetratricopeptide repeat protein, translating into MKPIIYIFSILLLFSCSTKDENNIAKKEDYDKYLASTDSETTSKYFELWNSKIKPDSIQLLSFGNVAGEYTRFFKNTGDIHYLKKAEQALTKAVAIANIGKEGYRRALARNYISQHRFREALVLAEEASELGGGSMDSHSLLFDVHMELGNYNVAEQYLDSIKNMSNFGYLIRLSKWNDYKGDLDTTIKFMEKAKEKAESSKNKALMVWSFTNLADYYGHAGRITDSYNHYLRALELDPKNAYAKKGIAWIAFSNDDNPEEAMRILDSVTKQYNAPDYYLLKAEIADYLNDDYKRSENLDRYFLAIENPDYGDMYNAYNVGLYLEETKQFDKALQLAEKEVENRPTAESYSWLAYSHLKMGNKQKAQEIVKDHVDGKTFEPALLFHAAEVYKANGNSEKVAALKGELIGAIYELGPNMKKQIQDL; encoded by the coding sequence ATGAAACCTATAATTTATATATTTTCCATTCTACTACTGTTCTCCTGCAGTACCAAAGATGAGAACAACATTGCTAAAAAGGAGGATTACGATAAGTACTTGGCCAGTACCGATAGTGAAACAACTTCTAAGTATTTTGAGTTATGGAATTCAAAAATTAAACCTGACAGTATACAATTATTAAGCTTTGGAAACGTGGCAGGTGAGTATACACGGTTCTTTAAAAATACAGGAGACATACATTATTTAAAAAAAGCAGAACAAGCGCTTACCAAAGCAGTGGCCATTGCAAATATTGGCAAAGAAGGTTATAGAAGGGCTTTGGCCAGAAATTATATTTCCCAGCATCGCTTTAGGGAAGCTCTGGTGCTAGCCGAAGAGGCGAGTGAACTTGGTGGCGGATCAATGGATTCCCACAGTCTATTGTTCGATGTGCATATGGAACTCGGTAATTACAATGTGGCAGAGCAATATTTAGATAGTATAAAGAACATGTCAAATTTTGGTTACTTGATACGTCTTTCCAAATGGAACGATTACAAAGGTGACCTGGATACCACCATAAAATTCATGGAAAAGGCAAAAGAGAAAGCGGAATCTTCCAAAAACAAAGCGTTGATGGTTTGGAGCTTTACCAATTTAGCCGATTATTATGGACATGCAGGAAGAATAACTGATTCCTATAACCATTATCTAAGGGCTTTGGAGTTGGACCCAAAAAATGCCTATGCAAAAAAAGGTATTGCGTGGATAGCGTTTTCCAATGATGATAATCCAGAAGAAGCTATGCGCATACTGGATTCGGTTACGAAACAGTACAATGCCCCTGATTATTATTTGTTGAAAGCAGAAATTGCGGATTACCTAAATGATGATTACAAGAGGTCTGAAAATTTGGATAGATATTTTTTGGCTATCGAAAATCCTGATTATGGGGATATGTATAATGCTTACAACGTCGGCTTGTACCTCGAGGAAACCAAACAATTTGATAAAGCGTTGCAATTAGCCGAAAAAGAGGTAGAAAATAGACCTACTGCGGAATCTTATAGCTGGTTGGCCTACAGCCACCTTAAAATGGGTAACAAGCAAAAGGCGCAAGAGATTGTTAAGGACCACGTAGATGGTAAAACCTTTGAACCAGCACTTTTATTCCATGCCGCCGAAGTCTATAAGGCAAATGGAAATTCAGAAAAGGTGGCAGCGCTTAAGGGAGAATTAATTGGAGCCATATATGAACTAGGGCCCAATATGAAAAAACAAATCCAGGATTTATAA
- a CDS encoding DUF4331 family protein, whose translation MKLNNIKYLYLPLLAVALLSSCNNDDDFTEPPVPMATCDDGIMNGDESGVDCGGTTCEPCEVAMMEPDFTGTFAQEDFMGRPGINTVFGGNDETKNAHNVSIPSEQGASFQAGYEARLEALHDAYAVALGADPADINYEPNILGDILNGPEDDGFTNNPVTAEVLTTVLATDVLEVAPNAPTTYFNPGSGGPNYEGAIGLTGRTLQDDVIDVSLILLFGGGDGARFNGEGGLPQLVTDGVGLTADNITTTFPYIGAPE comes from the coding sequence ATGAAACTTAACAATATAAAATATTTGTACCTACCGCTTCTTGCCGTAGCCTTATTATCATCTTGTAACAACGATGATGATTTTACCGAACCTCCAGTGCCAATGGCCACTTGCGATGATGGCATAATGAACGGTGATGAAAGTGGGGTAGACTGTGGTGGAACTACTTGTGAACCATGTGAGGTAGCCATGATGGAGCCAGATTTCACAGGAACTTTTGCTCAAGAAGATTTTATGGGAAGACCTGGAATCAATACCGTATTTGGCGGTAATGATGAGACTAAAAACGCACATAACGTATCTATTCCTTCTGAACAGGGGGCTTCCTTTCAAGCGGGCTACGAGGCAAGGCTAGAGGCTCTACATGATGCTTATGCTGTTGCGTTGGGAGCAGACCCTGCAGATATAAACTATGAACCAAATATTTTAGGTGATATATTAAACGGACCTGAGGATGATGGTTTTACCAATAACCCTGTAACCGCCGAAGTTTTGACTACGGTTTTGGCGACGGATGTTCTAGAAGTAGCGCCAAACGCACCTACAACATATTTTAACCCTGGTTCCGGTGGACCAAATTATGAAGGTGCTATTGGTCTTACTGGTAGAACTTTGCAAGATGACGTAATTGATGTTTCCCTAATCCTTTTATTCGGAGGTGGTGACGGAGCACGTTTTAATGGCGAAGGGGGTCTACCACAGTTGGTAACGGACGGAGTAGGTCTAACAGCTGATAATATTACAACAACTTTCCCGTATATCGGGGCTCCTGAATAG
- a CDS encoding DUF4331 family protein: MKKSKLFLGLAGVAIAGALLVAADHIDAPGTTGTTSDIADFYAFEPTEGSDNTVFIVDLQTNVVEGLPYGTFDEDVLVEINIDTDNDVVEDLVIQVIPRDGKMYFFGPAAPSATGLSGTVLAGSPLGSVDISSDTAIVETTADGVSLFAGPRQDAFFFDFFRFNQVLAPSMEDNSGFNVPGEDTFDGANTMSIVVEIPNSMLGETTGTNVIGVPVYKTWVTTNRKQ, from the coding sequence ATGAAAAAATCAAAATTATTTTTGGGCCTTGCGGGAGTAGCCATAGCAGGGGCTTTATTGGTGGCGGCCGATCACATTGATGCGCCGGGCACCACGGGAACTACATCGGATATAGCCGATTTTTACGCGTTTGAACCAACAGAAGGTTCGGACAACACAGTTTTTATAGTGGACCTACAGACGAATGTAGTAGAAGGTCTACCATACGGGACTTTTGATGAGGATGTTTTAGTGGAAATTAATATCGACACTGATAATGATGTGGTAGAAGATTTGGTTATTCAAGTTATTCCTAGAGATGGTAAAATGTATTTCTTTGGTCCTGCAGCACCAAGCGCAACAGGATTGAGCGGTACGGTATTGGCAGGTTCTCCCTTGGGTTCCGTAGATATATCATCGGATACTGCAATAGTTGAAACTACAGCAGACGGTGTTTCATTGTTTGCCGGTCCAAGACAGGATGCTTTTTTCTTCGACTTTTTTCGTTTCAACCAAGTATTGGCTCCCTCTATGGAAGACAATTCCGGTTTTAATGTACCGGGGGAGGATACTTTTGACGGGGCTAACACCATGTCTATCGTAGTAGAGATTCCAAACAGTATGTTAGGAGAGACCACGGGAACGAACGTAATTGGAGTGCCGGTTTACAAAACATGGGTAACTACAAACAGAAAGCAGTAA
- a CDS encoding LETM1-related biofilm-associated protein produces MNPSTSGWIDKFGFLVKDHKSAFLSFEELYRSVKKTGFVYGLNTGIPPFIIPEHKLSEDEKAKINLLSALYFTFNLETKEANFNTFLEYIFKFYKALELDHVSFLGKLFTGNKTSSKLEKLLESRIYIEDNLISKTFNAFITNSLLFIDVLLFKKYLTDQRNIKKYAQKIEYLAINITYHTLNSKEQNKSDENLALLLASSLTYIESDIQNFDGSYREQLLPTNAVWENRYLLDMACLTVWEDHSLEYKESEFIFGIGKDLGLDQDYILQALTNVTNFFAENEEAIPFLKQQNLGLKFYESMGKLVNRLILRNSKRLQKELSESAELVTLLSKSTVRDLSKEEKKKVQSQLLDIFKSIPSLAIFILPGGAILLPIFVKLIPKLLPSSFDENRIEKEEKK; encoded by the coding sequence ATGAACCCATCAACATCTGGCTGGATAGATAAATTTGGCTTTTTAGTCAAAGATCATAAGAGCGCCTTTCTCTCCTTTGAGGAATTATATCGAAGTGTGAAGAAAACGGGGTTTGTGTATGGACTAAATACAGGAATACCACCATTCATTATTCCTGAACATAAACTGTCTGAAGACGAAAAGGCTAAGATTAATTTGTTGAGCGCACTTTATTTCACATTCAACTTAGAAACTAAAGAGGCCAACTTTAATACGTTTCTGGAATATATTTTCAAATTCTATAAAGCGCTTGAACTAGACCATGTATCTTTTTTGGGCAAGCTGTTTACGGGAAACAAAACCTCTTCCAAATTAGAGAAATTGTTGGAATCCAGGATATATATAGAAGATAATCTAATAAGTAAGACTTTCAATGCCTTCATCACCAATTCGCTCCTTTTTATAGATGTGCTTTTGTTTAAAAAATACTTGACCGACCAACGTAATATTAAAAAATATGCGCAAAAAATAGAATATTTGGCTATTAATATTACGTATCACACGTTAAATTCCAAGGAGCAAAATAAGAGTGATGAGAACCTTGCTTTGCTCTTGGCCTCATCTTTGACCTATATAGAAAGTGATATTCAAAATTTTGACGGTTCTTACAGGGAACAGCTTTTGCCAACAAATGCAGTTTGGGAAAATCGGTATTTATTGGATATGGCCTGTTTGACCGTGTGGGAGGACCATTCGCTTGAATACAAGGAATCTGAATTTATTTTTGGAATTGGTAAGGATTTAGGACTGGACCAGGATTATATTCTCCAAGCATTGACCAACGTAACTAATTTCTTTGCGGAGAACGAAGAAGCCATACCCTTTCTGAAACAGCAGAACCTTGGCCTTAAGTTTTACGAAAGTATGGGCAAATTGGTGAATAGGCTCATTTTAAGGAACAGCAAACGATTGCAAAAAGAACTTTCGGAAAGTGCGGAATTGGTAACCTTACTTTCAAAATCTACCGTCCGTGATTTGAGTAAGGAAGAAAAGAAAAAAGTGCAAAGTCAGCTGCTGGATATTTTTAAAAGTATACCATCATTAGCCATATTTATCTTGCCGGGCGGGGCTATCCTCTTACCTATTTTCGTTAAACTGATACCCAAGTTGTTACCGTCTTCCTTTGATGAGAATAGAATAGAAAAAGAAGAAAAAAAGTGA
- a CDS encoding LytR/AlgR family response regulator transcription factor, with product MNVIIIEDEKPAARRLGRLLAELGVEVSTMLHSVEESIEWFQENEHPDLIFLDIQLSDGLSFEIFDIIEVKSAIIFTTAYDEYALQAFKLNSIDYLLKPIDDEELESAVKKFKSLKPSAQKLALDFDDIKKLLVNPLEREYKKRFTAKVGQHLKIINADEVECFYSENKGTYAATSDGRNYLLDTTLENLENELEPKIFFRVSRKFYVNINHIKDIISYTNSRLQIKLNHFSEQEIIVSRERVKDFKLWLE from the coding sequence ATGAACGTAATAATTATTGAAGATGAAAAACCAGCAGCGAGGAGATTGGGGCGCTTGTTGGCCGAGCTGGGTGTTGAGGTATCTACCATGCTACATTCCGTGGAAGAGTCCATCGAATGGTTTCAAGAAAACGAACACCCTGATCTTATCTTTTTGGACATTCAGTTATCGGACGGACTTTCTTTTGAAATATTCGATATCATTGAGGTGAAAAGCGCTATAATTTTTACCACTGCATACGACGAGTATGCCTTGCAGGCTTTTAAGCTGAATAGTATTGATTACTTGTTAAAACCTATAGATGACGAGGAATTGGAAAGTGCTGTGAAGAAATTCAAGTCTTTGAAACCATCCGCCCAGAAGTTAGCCTTGGATTTTGACGATATCAAGAAATTATTGGTAAATCCTTTGGAAAGGGAATATAAAAAAAGATTCACGGCGAAAGTGGGTCAGCATCTGAAGATTATCAATGCAGATGAGGTCGAATGCTTTTACAGCGAAAACAAGGGTACCTATGCCGCCACTTCTGATGGTAGAAATTACTTGTTGGACACTACATTGGAAAATTTAGAAAACGAATTGGAACCTAAGATATTCTTTAGGGTAAGCCGTAAGTTCTATGTAAACATAAATCATATTAAGGATATCATTTCCTATACGAATTCACGCCTTCAAATTAAGCTGAACCACTTTTCTGAGCAAGAAATTATCGTAAGTAGAGAGCGGGTTAAGGACTTTAAGCTTTGGTTGGAGTAA
- a CDS encoding 2TM domain-containing protein: protein MKIEMEDYSQSAKLKKAKEKVVALKGFYKHLTVYLVINTMLVMVKLIGNSYFGETFMWPFWHVGTFAVWFFWGIGLFFHGLNVFSTKSILSKNWEEAQIRKFMESDKNDSAKYK, encoded by the coding sequence ATGAAGATTGAAATGGAGGATTATAGCCAAAGCGCCAAATTAAAAAAGGCTAAGGAGAAGGTGGTTGCATTAAAAGGGTTTTACAAACATCTTACTGTATATTTAGTAATAAATACGATGCTCGTTATGGTTAAACTTATCGGCAATTCTTATTTTGGCGAAACCTTTATGTGGCCTTTTTGGCACGTTGGTACTTTTGCTGTGTGGTTTTTCTGGGGCATAGGATTGTTCTTCCATGGGCTAAACGTATTTTCTACGAAATCTATTTTAAGTAAAAATTGGGAAGAAGCACAGATTAGAAAATTCATGGAAAGCGATAAGAACGATTCGGCAAAGTATAAATAG
- a CDS encoding 2TM domain-containing protein: MESKQSEKFLKAQKRVNDMKKFYRHLRVYVVINILLLVVKLNLFNWFKDDYVWMQEKNFSDWASLNLLGTPIIWGIGLAIHGLYVFKFKSQTWQELKPEFLKKWEKRQLEKFLREENED; this comes from the coding sequence ATGGAAAGCAAGCAATCAGAGAAATTTTTGAAAGCCCAGAAGCGCGTGAACGATATGAAAAAGTTTTATCGTCACCTTAGAGTTTATGTAGTTATAAATATTCTCTTGTTAGTTGTAAAATTAAATCTCTTCAATTGGTTCAAGGACGATTATGTTTGGATGCAAGAAAAGAATTTTAGTGACTGGGCAAGCCTTAATCTTTTGGGAACCCCTATTATTTGGGGTATTGGACTTGCAATACACGGACTGTATGTATTTAAATTCAAATCCCAAACATGGCAGGAATTAAAGCCTGAATTCTTAAAAAAGTGGGAGAAAAGACAATTAGAAAAATTTTTACGGGAAGAAAATGAAGATTGA
- a CDS encoding 2TM domain-containing protein, which produces MEIMEDDKIKLKRAKKRLHELKGFYWHLAAYIGVNCFITLSTIIGRMSNGDSFMDTLNFGSFAIWFFWGIGLFFHGLKVFSYNPIFSKQWEERQIQRYIEKDRKEAEKFK; this is translated from the coding sequence ATGGAAATAATGGAGGATGATAAAATTAAATTAAAAAGGGCCAAGAAGCGCTTACACGAACTCAAAGGATTTTATTGGCATTTGGCAGCTTATATAGGGGTGAACTGTTTCATAACGCTAAGCACGATTATTGGTAGAATGAGTAATGGGGATTCTTTTATGGACACCTTAAATTTTGGAAGTTTTGCCATTTGGTTTTTTTGGGGAATCGGTCTATTTTTCCACGGCTTAAAGGTCTTCTCCTACAACCCGATTTTCTCTAAACAATGGGAAGAACGCCAAATTCAGAGGTATATAGAAAAGGATAGAAAGGAAGCTGAAAAATTTAAATAA